A window of the Halopseudomonas phragmitis genome harbors these coding sequences:
- a CDS encoding helicase HerA-like domain-containing protein yields the protein MNESHASVLLLGAAQSEKVGLRLRMANRHGLVAGATGTGKTITLQVMAQGFSELGVPVLVPDIKGDFSGIAKPGVMSPGLERRAAAVGLSDLVPAAAPVVFWDVHGQQGHPLRLTMAQMGPVLLARLLNLNDTQSGVLQIVFRVADDNGWLLLDLKDLQAMLAHVNELRTEIGPRYGNLSPASIGAIQRALLTLEAQGGADLFGEPAVMLDDFLQTDEQGRGVVNILHAERLYRDSPLAYSSILLWLLSELFEQLPEQGDADKPKFVMFFDEAHLLFKDVPKALVDRIEQVVRLIRSKGVGVYFVTQSPLDIPEVVLGQLGNRVQHALRAFTPRDQRAVRAAAQTFRANPGLDCETVIAELGVGEALVSVLDDKGVPTPVERVLVRPPASQMGPLTAQERRELLAASPLAGVYDQVLDRESAYEILRAQAEQSLRQPATPPAGRARKTAEPGAALGGMLGSMGRAAMRSIGTQLGRQIARGLLGSLSGKR from the coding sequence ATGAATGAGTCCCATGCGTCTGTCCTGTTGTTGGGGGCTGCCCAGTCCGAGAAGGTAGGGTTGCGCTTGCGCATGGCCAATCGTCATGGCCTGGTGGCCGGCGCCACGGGCACCGGCAAGACCATCACCTTGCAGGTAATGGCCCAGGGATTTTCCGAACTGGGTGTGCCGGTCCTGGTCCCGGACATCAAGGGGGACTTTTCCGGAATTGCCAAGCCTGGTGTCATGAGTCCAGGGTTGGAGCGGCGTGCTGCGGCTGTTGGTTTGAGCGATCTGGTGCCGGCAGCAGCCCCAGTGGTGTTTTGGGATGTGCATGGCCAGCAGGGACATCCGTTGCGTCTGACTATGGCGCAGATGGGGCCGGTTCTGTTGGCGCGTTTGCTCAACCTCAATGACACCCAGAGTGGTGTGCTGCAGATTGTTTTTCGAGTTGCCGACGACAATGGCTGGCTGTTGCTCGACCTAAAGGATCTGCAGGCCATGTTGGCCCATGTCAATGAACTACGAACGGAAATCGGGCCTCGCTATGGCAATCTGTCGCCAGCCAGTATTGGCGCCATACAGCGGGCTCTGCTGACGCTGGAAGCGCAGGGTGGCGCGGATCTGTTTGGCGAGCCGGCGGTCATGCTCGATGATTTTCTGCAAACCGATGAGCAGGGGCGTGGAGTGGTCAATATCCTGCATGCCGAGCGCCTGTACCGGGATAGCCCGCTGGCCTATTCAAGCATTTTATTGTGGTTGCTGTCAGAGCTGTTCGAGCAGTTGCCGGAGCAGGGCGATGCCGACAAGCCGAAGTTCGTGATGTTTTTCGATGAGGCGCATCTGCTGTTCAAGGATGTGCCCAAGGCGCTGGTTGACCGGATTGAGCAGGTGGTGAGACTGATTCGCTCCAAAGGCGTGGGGGTGTACTTCGTGACTCAGAGCCCGCTGGATATTCCCGAGGTCGTGCTTGGTCAGTTGGGAAACCGTGTTCAACATGCCCTGCGTGCCTTTACACCGCGCGATCAGCGAGCCGTTCGTGCGGCGGCGCAGACCTTTCGAGCCAACCCGGGCCTGGATTGCGAGACAGTGATAGCCGAGCTTGGCGTGGGCGAGGCTTTGGTGTCGGTGCTTGATGACAAGGGTGTGCCGACTCCGGTTGAGCGTGTGTTGGTGCGTCCGCCCGCGAGCCAGATGGGCCCGCTTACCGCGCAGGAACGCCGGGAGTTGTTGGCGGCATCGCCGTTGGCCGGGGTTTATGATCAGGTGCTGGATCGTGAGTCGGCCTATGAGATTCTCCGGGCCCAGGCTGAGCAGTCACTGAGGCAGCCTGCTACTCCGCCTGCCGGGCGAGCTCGCAAAACTGCCGAACCTGGTGCCGCACTCGGTGGAATGCTGGGGAGTATGGGGCGGGCGGCAATGCGCAGCATTGGCACCCAGTTGGGGAGGCAGATTGCGCGGGGGCTGCTGGGGTCGCTCAGCGGGAAGCGCTAG